In one window of Candidatus Avedoeria danica DNA:
- the nuoK gene encoding NADH-quinone oxidoreductase subunit NuoK — MPLWWYLLVAATLFGTGLFGALSRRNAVGVLMGIELMLNGANVNAVAFWRYIAVPSGAGLNGMDGQVFAIMVIALAAAEAAVGLALIISIYRNRQSVLVEDFNTMRG; from the coding sequence ATCCCGCTGTGGTGGTACCTTCTGGTGGCCGCTACGCTGTTCGGCACGGGTTTGTTCGGAGCGCTGTCGCGGCGGAATGCGGTCGGCGTCCTGATGGGCATCGAGCTCATGTTGAACGGTGCCAACGTCAATGCCGTCGCTTTCTGGCGCTACATTGCCGTCCCGTCCGGCGCCGGATTGAACGGCATGGACGGGCAGGTGTTCGCGATCATGGTCATCGCCTTGGCCGCGGCCGAGGCGGCGGTCGGCTTGGCGCTCATCATCTCGATCTACCGCAACCGCCAGTCGGTGCTCGTCGAGGACTTCAACACGATGCGGGGCTGA
- the gyrB gene encoding DNA topoisomerase (ATP-hydrolyzing) subunit B: MTDSTTLTSDYTAASIQVLEGLEAVRRRPGMYVGGTDLKALHHMVFEVVDNAVDEAMAGECDHIEVSVLADGAISVRDNGRGIPVETHPATGRSTLETVMTKLHAGGKFGGGGYKVSGGLHGVGVSAVNALSAYLEADVYRDGHLWRQRFERGIPIGDIERVRPLTAADERGTRITYAADPTIFEDADVRYDALRHRLREMAFLTRGLTVRLRDERQSPALETTFCFEGGVRSFVQYLNRERVTLHPAVHVEREVEGTQVEVAWQYTDAFVENTYSFANTIVTPDGGVHLTGFRAALTRVINDYARKAGLIKDADASFSGDDTREGITAIISVKVPDPQFESQTKVKLLNADVRQHVENAVGDAFAGWLSENPREGRVIVEKCLTAARARSAARQARDLVIRKSALESSALPGKLADCVTRKPENAEVYIVEGDSAGGTAKQGRDRQFQAILPLRGKILNVEKARLDKILHNNEIRALVQALGIGIGDDVDLSHLRYGRVIIMTDADVDGSHIRTLLLTFFYRYMPQLIEAGHLHVAQPPLYLVKAGKTKTYAYSEGQKEALIAAAAERTNVSIQRYKGLGEMNASQLWETTMDPVNRQLLRVSIDDAAAADLTFEMLMGSEVSPRRRFILTHASAVRNLDI; this comes from the coding sequence ATGACCGATTCCACGACGCTCACCTCGGACTACACCGCCGCATCCATTCAAGTCCTCGAGGGCCTCGAGGCCGTCCGCCGCCGCCCCGGCATGTACGTCGGCGGCACGGACCTCAAAGCGCTGCACCACATGGTCTTCGAGGTCGTCGACAACGCCGTCGACGAGGCGATGGCCGGCGAGTGCGACCACATCGAGGTTTCCGTGCTGGCGGATGGTGCGATCAGCGTGCGGGACAACGGCCGTGGGATCCCGGTCGAGACGCATCCGGCCACCGGCCGCAGCACGCTCGAGACCGTCATGACGAAGCTTCACGCCGGCGGCAAGTTCGGCGGCGGCGGCTACAAGGTCTCGGGCGGCCTGCACGGCGTCGGCGTATCGGCCGTCAACGCGCTGTCCGCCTACCTCGAGGCCGACGTTTACCGCGACGGCCATCTCTGGCGTCAGCGCTTCGAGCGCGGCATCCCGATCGGCGATATCGAGCGCGTCCGCCCGCTGACCGCCGCCGACGAGCGCGGCACGCGGATCACGTACGCGGCCGATCCGACGATCTTCGAGGACGCCGACGTCCGCTACGACGCGCTGCGGCATCGCCTGCGCGAGATGGCGTTCCTGACCCGCGGCCTGACGGTGCGGCTGCGCGACGAGCGGCAGTCGCCGGCCCTCGAAACGACGTTCTGCTTCGAGGGCGGGGTGCGCAGCTTCGTCCAGTACCTGAACCGCGAACGCGTCACGCTCCATCCGGCGGTCCACGTCGAGCGCGAGGTCGAAGGCACCCAGGTAGAGGTGGCGTGGCAGTACACGGACGCGTTCGTGGAGAACACGTACTCGTTCGCGAACACGATCGTCACGCCCGATGGCGGCGTGCACCTCACGGGCTTCCGCGCCGCGCTCACGCGCGTGATCAACGACTATGCCCGCAAGGCCGGCCTGATCAAGGATGCCGACGCCAGCTTCTCGGGCGACGACACGCGCGAAGGGATCACGGCGATCATCAGCGTCAAGGTGCCGGATCCGCAGTTCGAGAGCCAGACGAAGGTCAAGCTCCTGAACGCCGACGTCCGGCAGCACGTCGAGAACGCGGTCGGCGACGCGTTCGCGGGCTGGTTGTCCGAGAACCCGCGCGAGGGCCGGGTCATCGTCGAGAAGTGCCTGACCGCGGCCCGCGCCCGGTCGGCCGCTCGGCAGGCGCGTGACCTCGTGATCCGCAAGAGCGCGCTCGAGAGTTCGGCGCTGCCCGGCAAGCTGGCCGACTGCGTGACGCGCAAGCCGGAAAACGCCGAGGTCTACATCGTCGAGGGCGACAGCGCCGGCGGCACGGCCAAGCAGGGGCGGGACCGGCAGTTCCAGGCGATCCTGCCGCTGCGGGGCAAGATCCTGAACGTCGAGAAGGCGCGCCTGGACAAGATCCTTCACAACAACGAGATCCGGGCGCTCGTCCAAGCGCTCGGCATCGGCATCGGCGACGACGTGGACCTATCGCACCTGCGCTACGGGCGCGTGATCATCATGACCGACGCCGACGTCGACGGCAGCCACATTCGCACGCTGCTGCTCACGTTCTTCTACCGCTACATGCCTCAGCTCATCGAAGCGGGCCACCTGCACGTCGCTCAGCCGCCGCTCTATTTGGTGAAGGCCGGCAAGACGAAGACGTACGCCTACAGCGAAGGTCAGAAGGAAGCGCTCATCGCCGCCGCAGCCGAGCGGACGAACGTGTCGATTCAGCGCTACAAGGGCCTGGGCGAGATGAACGCCAGCCAGCTCTGGGAAACGACGATGGATCCGGTGAACCGCCAGCTGCTGCGCGTTTCGATCGACGATGCGGCGGCCGCGGACCTGACGTTCGAGATGCTGATGGGCAGCGAGGTCTCGCCGCGGCGGCGGTTCATCCTGACGCACGCATCGGCCGTGCGGAACCTGGATATCTAG
- a CDS encoding peptidoglycan bridge formation glycyltransferase FemA/FemB family protein — MIGRPETRLEIDDGPWDAFVAAHPSGHFLQGSAWARVRSAQGWTVERTVVIGRDGAPVAGAQALLRPRLGGHIAYVPRGPVASAADPAWPVLLAALRERYRRRVVVLRLEPHWADSPAARGKLEAAGLVEAVPIQPPSTLLLDLTLGPAALLAAMKPKWRYNIGLAERHGVTVEAAAAGDFETFEDLLHATARRHGIGERARGYHADVAAAFGPAARLWVARASGRTLAAALIVHHGTTATYLYGASGDDDRQRMPGHAVQWAAITDACAAGLVRYDFWGVPDEIGRAWAAGADPDAVPPATGGLWGVWRFKRGFGGTVWRAVGTWDDVYAPVRYRAAGWIAAAMARGGE; from the coding sequence ATGATCGGCCGCCCGGAGACGCGCCTCGAAATCGACGACGGGCCGTGGGATGCGTTCGTCGCAGCCCATCCGTCCGGCCACTTCCTGCAGGGAAGCGCCTGGGCGCGCGTCCGCTCCGCCCAAGGGTGGACGGTCGAGCGAACCGTCGTCATCGGCCGCGACGGAGCGCCCGTCGCCGGCGCACAGGCGCTTCTGCGGCCACGCCTCGGCGGACACATCGCCTACGTCCCGCGGGGACCCGTCGCCTCTGCCGCCGACCCGGCGTGGCCGGTGCTCCTGGCCGCGCTCCGTGAACGCTATCGCCGCCGCGTCGTCGTCCTGCGCCTCGAGCCGCATTGGGCGGACTCGCCCGCTGCGCGCGGCAAGCTCGAGGCGGCCGGCCTCGTCGAAGCCGTCCCGATCCAGCCGCCGAGCACGCTCTTGCTCGATCTCACGCTCGGCCCCGCCGCGCTGCTCGCGGCGATGAAGCCGAAGTGGCGCTACAACATCGGCCTCGCCGAGCGCCACGGCGTCACGGTCGAGGCGGCCGCGGCCGGCGATTTCGAAACGTTCGAGGACCTGCTTCACGCCACCGCGCGGCGGCACGGCATCGGTGAGCGGGCCCGCGGCTACCACGCCGACGTCGCGGCGGCGTTCGGCCCCGCCGCCCGGTTGTGGGTGGCCCGTGCGTCGGGCCGCACGCTGGCGGCGGCGCTCATCGTCCACCACGGCACGACCGCGACGTATCTGTACGGCGCATCGGGCGATGACGACCGACAACGGATGCCCGGCCACGCCGTGCAGTGGGCGGCGATCACGGACGCATGCGCCGCCGGTCTGGTCCGCTACGACTTCTGGGGCGTTCCGGACGAGATCGGGCGGGCATGGGCCGCGGGCGCCGATCCGGACGCGGTGCCGCCGGCGACGGGGGGGCTGTGGGGGGTCTGGCGCTTCAAGCGCGGCTTCGGCGGCACGGTCTGGCGCGCCGTCGGCACGTGGGACGACGTATATGCGCCGGTGCGCTATCGCGCGGCGGGCTGGATCGCCGCGGCCATGGCCCGGGGCGGCGAGTGA
- a CDS encoding RNA polymerase sigma factor has product MSSERQDRVHGGRSETDLIAAARLDASAFGEVYHRNAQRIYAYVYRRVGNPMAAEDLTARTFLQAFAGFGSYVDRGVPLTAWLYRIAHNVCANWLRDEPPDALSLAKVDVPDPTDWAGDAFAQHLMAVQRVRDAVKRLSDERRRLVQLKFYEGLSNAEIADRLDRTESAIKSLVHRTMAELKRLLDGGLHVGEGA; this is encoded by the coding sequence GTGTCGAGTGAACGTCAGGACAGAGTGCACGGCGGCCGGAGCGAGACGGACCTCATCGCGGCTGCGCGGCTCGACGCGTCCGCGTTCGGCGAGGTCTACCACCGCAACGCCCAGCGGATCTACGCCTACGTCTACCGGCGCGTCGGCAACCCGATGGCGGCCGAAGACCTGACGGCGCGCACGTTCCTGCAGGCGTTCGCCGGCTTCGGCTCGTACGTCGACCGCGGCGTGCCGCTGACGGCGTGGCTGTACCGCATCGCGCACAACGTCTGCGCGAACTGGCTGCGCGACGAGCCGCCGGATGCGCTGAGCTTGGCCAAGGTGGACGTGCCGGACCCGACGGACTGGGCCGGCGACGCGTTCGCGCAGCACCTAATGGCCGTCCAGCGCGTTCGGGACGCCGTCAAGCGGCTGTCGGACGAACGGCGGCGGCTCGTGCAGCTGAAGTTCTACGAGGGCCTGTCCAACGCCGAGATCGCCGATCGGCTGGACCGGACGGAGAGCGCGATCAAGAGCTTGGTCCATCGGACGATGGCCGAGTTGAAGCGGCTGTTGGACGGGGGGTTGCACGTCGGCGAGGGCGCGTAG
- a CDS encoding NADH-quinone oxidoreductase subunit L → MLDLAALAANAWLVPLFTALAFVIILVQIWTGRGGRSSAYTAIAGVAASGAYSVFLFLASLSGSAEELSHSPAMSRTLDWLPLGDGYLRFGILVDPLGAATAAMVGIACLMIFIYSSSYMGAEFERYTDPTTGEVDRALGRARYARFFAYVSLFATGMFGFVLASNLVQALLFWEIMGLCSFLLIGFWNFKPSAAEAAKKAFMTTRIGDMGLFVGIMMLFAFLGTTDYTALMRPESLARLQGIGPIDGWLSGMLGYEVYVPLGGVSVAALVALCLFGGSIGKSAQFPLHVWLPDAMEGPTPVSAMIHAATMVSAGVFLIARLYPVFASANVDHPDQISGAMYAVAAIGALTALLAATIGMAQYDIKRVLAFSTISQLGYMVMALGIGAYVAAVFHLLTHAFFKALLFLGSGSVIHGVEHGMHEGHGHGGGHAADADHHDRQSGIPGVAAADAHDPQDMRNMGGLAKRMPLTYVTFLAGTLALTGVPVFSGFWSKDEILSDAFHKMGDGHMIALVVWVLGTAAAFVTAFYMARQVFMVFAGPPSTDAAAHAPESAPAMVYPLVVLSVFAIFLGLVGVPASFPIIGPLLGGNPFHHYMGYLLSGGAFETHAFNALPALASVGAAATGWGLGYALYGRQPAAARSRDPLASVIGAPLFRLLNRKYYIDEIYDATIIKGSVAFAKLNAWFDRRAVDGAVNGASWLGSRGATVNGWIDSRIVDGTVTLVAMVSGELSRWMRWLQTGRVQQYLLLAFVGVLIFLAMNVL, encoded by the coding sequence ATGTTGGATCTCGCCGCGCTCGCCGCAAATGCATGGCTCGTGCCGTTGTTCACGGCGCTTGCGTTCGTCATCATCCTCGTTCAGATCTGGACGGGGCGTGGCGGGCGCAGCTCGGCCTACACGGCGATTGCCGGTGTGGCGGCGAGTGGCGCGTACAGCGTGTTCCTGTTCCTCGCCAGCCTCAGCGGAAGCGCCGAGGAGCTAAGCCACTCGCCGGCGATGAGCCGGACGCTCGATTGGCTGCCGCTCGGCGACGGATATCTCCGCTTCGGCATCCTCGTCGATCCGCTCGGCGCGGCGACGGCCGCGATGGTCGGCATCGCCTGCCTCATGATCTTCATCTACTCGTCGTCCTACATGGGCGCGGAGTTCGAACGCTACACGGATCCGACGACCGGTGAAGTCGACCGGGCGCTGGGCCGGGCGCGCTACGCCCGCTTCTTCGCCTACGTCTCATTGTTCGCCACCGGCATGTTCGGCTTCGTCCTGGCCAGCAACTTGGTGCAGGCGCTCCTTTTTTGGGAGATCATGGGCCTGTGCTCGTTCCTCCTGATCGGCTTCTGGAACTTCAAGCCGTCGGCGGCTGAAGCGGCCAAGAAGGCGTTCATGACGACCCGGATCGGCGACATGGGCCTGTTCGTCGGGATCATGATGCTCTTCGCGTTCCTCGGCACGACCGACTACACCGCCCTGATGCGCCCGGAGAGCCTGGCGCGACTGCAGGGCATCGGCCCGATCGACGGTTGGCTCAGCGGCATGCTCGGCTACGAGGTCTACGTGCCGCTCGGCGGCGTCTCGGTGGCGGCGCTCGTCGCTCTTTGCCTGTTCGGCGGCTCGATCGGCAAGAGCGCGCAGTTCCCGCTGCACGTCTGGCTGCCCGACGCCATGGAGGGTCCCACGCCGGTCTCGGCGATGATCCATGCCGCGACGATGGTCTCGGCCGGTGTCTTCCTCATCGCCCGCCTGTACCCGGTCTTCGCGTCGGCGAATGTCGATCACCCGGATCAGATCAGCGGTGCGATGTACGCCGTCGCGGCCATCGGCGCACTGACAGCCCTCCTCGCGGCCACGATCGGGATGGCGCAGTACGACATCAAGCGCGTGCTCGCCTTCTCGACGATCAGCCAGCTTGGCTACATGGTCATGGCGCTCGGAATCGGCGCCTACGTGGCGGCGGTGTTCCACCTGTTGACCCACGCCTTCTTCAAGGCGCTCCTCTTCCTCGGCAGCGGTTCGGTCATCCACGGCGTCGAACACGGGATGCACGAGGGGCACGGCCACGGCGGGGGTCATGCCGCCGACGCAGACCACCACGATCGGCAATCGGGCATCCCCGGAGTGGCGGCGGCTGACGCGCACGATCCGCAGGACATGCGCAACATGGGCGGATTGGCTAAGCGGATGCCGCTCACGTACGTCACGTTCCTGGCCGGCACGCTCGCGCTCACCGGCGTGCCGGTGTTCAGCGGCTTCTGGAGCAAGGATGAGATCCTGTCCGACGCGTTCCACAAGATGGGCGACGGTCACATGATCGCGCTCGTCGTCTGGGTGCTCGGGACGGCGGCGGCCTTCGTCACGGCGTTCTACATGGCCCGGCAGGTCTTCATGGTCTTTGCAGGCCCGCCCTCGACGGACGCCGCCGCTCACGCCCCCGAGAGCGCGCCGGCGATGGTCTACCCGCTCGTGGTCCTGTCCGTATTCGCGATCTTCCTCGGCCTCGTCGGCGTTCCGGCCAGCTTCCCGATCATCGGGCCGCTGCTCGGCGGCAACCCGTTCCACCACTACATGGGCTACCTGCTCTCGGGCGGCGCGTTCGAGACGCACGCCTTCAACGCCCTGCCGGCACTCGCCTCGGTCGGCGCGGCGGCCACCGGGTGGGGCCTCGGCTACGCGCTGTACGGTCGCCAGCCGGCTGCGGCGCGATCGCGTGACCCGCTGGCTTCGGTGATCGGCGCGCCCTTGTTCCGGCTCCTGAACCGCAAGTACTACATCGACGAAATCTACGACGCGACGATCATCAAGGGCTCGGTGGCCTTCGCCAAGCTCAACGCGTGGTTCGACCGCCGGGCCGTGGACGGCGCCGTCAACGGCGCCAGCTGGCTCGGCAGCCGCGGGGCGACGGTGAACGGCTGGATCGACAGCCGGATCGTCGACGGCACGGTCACCCTCGTGGCGATGGTCAGCGGCGAGTTGTCCCGCTGGATGCGTTGGCTGCAGACCGGCCGCGTTCAACAGTACCTGCTGCTCGCCTTCGTCGGCGTGCTGATCTTTCTGGCCATGAACGTGCTGTAG
- the nuoH gene encoding NADH-quinone oxidoreductase subunit NuoH, with protein MLHALPLAESLAETTTSLSGWLTGLFSGTAPGPGESSSAAGIIVASILKATVIVLIVQIGMLYATWGERKIIGRMQDRLGPNRVGLFGLAQPFADMIKMLTKEDITPTAAHKWVYNLGAILVVPPAIIGFAVVALDRNLIAADLSIGALFFFAIGSTAVMPIFMAGWGSRNKYALLGAMRAVAQVVSYEIPQVLSIVGVLLLAGTLSMNGLIHSQGPIGDAFPGVWFILLQPIAFVIFLLATTAEIERTPFDIPEAESEIIAGYHTEYAGIKFGLFYLALYFVTISASAVGAILFLGGWQPPFGFLAGIPGWIWMTGKTLALVFVFMWLRGTLPRLRVDQLMAFAWKVLVPISLINLMVTGLLAKLVAGWAPWKVLGAFTVANIVMVALLIWLVAGWRRFNAARQITFERPAVKAVGAALRRGAA; from the coding sequence ATGCTGCATGCGCTGCCCCTAGCCGAATCGCTGGCTGAGACGACGACGTCGCTCAGCGGCTGGCTCACCGGCCTGTTCTCCGGCACCGCGCCGGGTCCGGGCGAGTCGTCGTCGGCCGCCGGCATCATCGTGGCCTCGATCCTGAAAGCCACCGTGATCGTCCTGATCGTTCAGATCGGGATGCTCTACGCCACGTGGGGCGAGCGCAAGATCATCGGCCGCATGCAGGACCGGCTCGGGCCGAATCGTGTGGGCCTGTTCGGGTTGGCACAGCCCTTCGCCGACATGATCAAGATGCTCACGAAGGAAGACATCACGCCAACCGCCGCCCACAAGTGGGTGTACAACCTTGGGGCGATCCTCGTCGTGCCGCCTGCGATCATCGGGTTCGCCGTCGTCGCGCTCGACCGCAACCTCATCGCCGCCGACCTGTCGATCGGTGCGCTCTTCTTCTTCGCCATCGGCTCGACGGCCGTGATGCCGATCTTCATGGCCGGCTGGGGATCGCGCAACAAGTACGCCCTGTTGGGAGCGATGCGCGCCGTGGCGCAGGTCGTCTCCTATGAGATCCCGCAGGTGCTGTCGATCGTCGGCGTGCTGCTTCTGGCGGGCACACTGTCGATGAACGGCCTGATTCACAGCCAGGGCCCCATCGGCGATGCCTTCCCCGGCGTCTGGTTCATTCTCCTGCAGCCGATCGCCTTCGTCATCTTCCTGCTGGCCACGACCGCCGAGATCGAGCGGACACCGTTCGACATCCCGGAGGCGGAGAGCGAGATCATCGCCGGCTACCACACCGAGTACGCGGGCATCAAGTTCGGCCTGTTCTACCTTGCCCTCTACTTCGTCACGATCTCCGCTTCGGCGGTCGGCGCAATCCTGTTCCTCGGCGGCTGGCAGCCTCCGTTCGGATTCCTGGCCGGCATTCCCGGCTGGATCTGGATGACCGGCAAGACGCTGGCGCTCGTGTTCGTCTTCATGTGGCTGCGCGGCACGCTGCCGCGCCTGCGCGTCGACCAGCTCATGGCGTTCGCGTGGAAGGTGCTCGTGCCGATCAGCCTGATCAACCTCATGGTGACCGGCCTGCTGGCCAAGCTCGTCGCCGGCTGGGCGCCATGGAAGGTGCTCGGCGCGTTCACGGTCGCCAACATCGTCATGGTCGCTCTGCTGATCTGGCTCGTCGCAGGGTGGCGCCGCTTCAATGCGGCCCGGCAGATCACGTTCGAGCGCCCGGCCGTCAAGGCCGTCGGCGCTGCGCTGCGCAGGGGTGCCGCATGA
- a CDS encoding peptidoglycan bridge formation glycyltransferase FemA/FemB family protein, producing MRAIDDAIAWDALLARLDADAAGVPSPHVLQSWAWGELKARWGWSATRFTWGGPGAEWAAAQVLERRVGRSPLRVGYATKGPFVTGAGRTEREAWSIVLGDLEALARRRGLAVLKIDPDIGLDRSDISDLWRSRGWRRSDDQIQFPNTMRSPLPAADGATYATIDAALAAAYRPKTRYNVRLAERRGVRVRLGGEDDIETFLALYAATARRQGFAIRSGDYYRDAWRAFLRSGRAVVVLAERDGRALAGAIPVRFGRTAWYLYGASADEGREDMAPHAVMHACQVWAAEQGCRVFDWWGGPTDPSDESDPLAGVARFKEGFGAVLAPQLGAWDYSARPAVGLALRAAGRARRGWLRLR from the coding sequence GTGAGGGCGATCGACGACGCGATCGCATGGGACGCCCTGCTCGCGCGCCTCGACGCGGATGCCGCGGGTGTTCCGTCGCCGCACGTGCTGCAGAGTTGGGCCTGGGGGGAGCTGAAGGCGCGGTGGGGATGGTCGGCCACACGGTTCACATGGGGCGGTCCCGGCGCCGAGTGGGCGGCGGCACAGGTGCTCGAACGCCGGGTTGGTCGGTCGCCGCTGCGCGTCGGGTACGCCACCAAGGGGCCGTTCGTTACCGGTGCGGGCCGAACGGAACGCGAGGCGTGGTCGATCGTCCTCGGAGATCTCGAAGCGTTGGCGCGTCGCCGCGGGCTGGCGGTGCTCAAGATCGATCCGGACATTGGGCTCGATCGGTCGGACATCTCCGACCTCTGGCGCAGCCGTGGCTGGCGGCGGTCGGACGATCAGATCCAGTTCCCGAACACGATGCGCTCGCCGCTGCCGGCGGCGGACGGCGCGACGTACGCAACGATCGACGCTGCGCTGGCGGCGGCCTATCGACCGAAGACGCGCTACAACGTTCGTCTGGCCGAGCGACGCGGTGTTCGGGTGCGCCTCGGCGGCGAGGATGACATCGAGACGTTCTTGGCGCTGTACGCCGCCACGGCCAGGCGGCAGGGGTTTGCGATCCGCTCGGGCGACTACTATCGCGACGCATGGCGAGCGTTTCTGCGTTCCGGCCGCGCCGTCGTCGTCTTGGCCGAGCGCGACGGGCGGGCGCTGGCTGGCGCGATCCCGGTGCGCTTCGGCCGCACCGCGTGGTACCTGTACGGCGCGTCGGCCGACGAAGGGCGCGAGGACATGGCGCCGCACGCGGTGATGCACGCCTGCCAGGTATGGGCGGCCGAGCAAGGGTGCCGGGTGTTCGACTGGTGGGGCGGCCCGACGGACCCGTCGGACGAGAGCGATCCCTTGGCAGGAGTCGCGCGTTTCAAGGAGGGCTTCGGCGCCGTGCTGGCGCCCCAGCTTGGCGCGTGGGACTACAGTGCGCGGCCCGCGGTTGGCCTGGCGCTGCGGGCGGCGGGTCGGGCGCGGCGGGGCTGGCTGCGACTTCGCTGA
- a CDS encoding NADH-quinone oxidoreductase subunit J, with protein MMEMLAFGLVAGVAVGGAIGVVAARNVFVSALWLVLSFIGVAGIYAILGADFLAATQVLIYVGAISVLILFAVMLTHHVMGDERANNRQAFLAFIVSSSVVAALGVLAYRTDWPVRPADAGGSVVTAMRGDVAGGGAASAAALTGASTTLTSTIDVALNQDSNVVRLGQALMTEHLLSFEIISLVLLVALIGAIVIARD; from the coding sequence ATGATGGAGATGCTCGCCTTCGGCCTCGTGGCCGGCGTGGCGGTCGGCGGCGCAATCGGTGTCGTTGCGGCGCGCAACGTGTTCGTTTCCGCCCTTTGGCTCGTCCTCTCGTTCATCGGGGTGGCCGGGATCTACGCCATCCTCGGCGCGGACTTCCTGGCCGCGACCCAGGTGCTCATCTATGTCGGCGCGATCAGCGTGCTGATTCTCTTTGCGGTCATGCTGACGCACCACGTCATGGGCGACGAGCGGGCGAACAATCGACAGGCGTTCCTGGCATTCATCGTCAGCAGCTCGGTCGTCGCCGCGCTCGGCGTGCTGGCCTATCGCACGGACTGGCCCGTCCGCCCGGCCGACGCCGGCGGCTCGGTGGTCACGGCGATGCGCGGCGACGTGGCCGGCGGCGGCGCAGCATCCGCAGCGGCGCTGACCGGGGCAAGCACCACGCTTACGTCGACGATCGACGTCGCGCTGAACCAGGACTCGAACGTCGTTCGGCTCGGACAGGCGCTGATGACCGAGCACCTGCTGTCCTTCGAGATCATCTCGCTGGTGTTGCTCGTGGCGCTGATCGGCGCCATCGTCATCGCGCGCGATTAG
- a CDS encoding Hsp20/alpha crystallin family protein, translated as MTKPLADFFLAHAPSQRYWRSFGPGEGRASVPYRWQPSANLYEVEGGVVVRMDVAGLREGDYRVRLADDRIVVDGQRRERPPRSILACHQVEIASGHFRSEIALPWAVEADDLEIDYSDGMIEIFVPRRRDDSR; from the coding sequence ATGACGAAACCACTCGCCGACTTCTTCCTGGCGCATGCGCCCAGCCAGCGCTACTGGCGCAGCTTCGGACCCGGCGAGGGGCGGGCCAGCGTGCCGTACCGGTGGCAGCCGTCGGCGAATCTGTACGAGGTCGAGGGCGGCGTTGTGGTCCGCATGGACGTTGCCGGTCTGCGCGAGGGCGACTATCGCGTGCGACTGGCGGACGATCGTATCGTCGTGGACGGCCAGCGGCGGGAGCGGCCGCCGCGCAGCATCTTGGCGTGCCACCAAGTGGAGATCGCATCCGGCCACTTCCGGAGCGAGATCGCGCTGCCCTGGGCCGTCGAAGCCGACGATCTCGAGATCGACTATTCCGACGGCATGATCGAGATCTTCGTGCCGCGCCGGCGCGACGACTCGCGCTGA
- the ndhC gene encoding NADH-quinone oxidoreductase subunit A, giving the protein MGENWAFVAILTVIALTIPILGILAAMVLAPRRPGVIKNSTYECGLETVGDAWVQFKVQYYLYALIFVLFDVETVFLYPWAVAYQSLPLLALFEMIIFLLILGIGLVYAWRKGALEWI; this is encoded by the coding sequence GTGGGGGAAAACTGGGCCTTTGTGGCCATCCTGACCGTCATCGCCCTGACGATCCCGATCCTCGGCATCCTCGCCGCAATGGTGTTGGCCCCGAGGCGTCCGGGGGTGATCAAGAACTCCACGTACGAGTGCGGCCTCGAGACCGTCGGCGACGCATGGGTGCAGTTCAAGGTCCAGTACTACCTGTACGCGCTGATCTTCGTGCTCTTCGACGTCGAGACCGTCTTTCTTTACCCTTGGGCCGTCGCGTATCAGTCGCTGCCCCTGTTGGCGCTCTTCGAGATGATCATCTTCCTGCTCATCCTCGGCATCGGCCTCGTGTACGCCTGGCGCAAGGGTGCGCTGGAGTGGATCTAG